The Labrus mixtus chromosome 16, fLabMix1.1, whole genome shotgun sequence genome window below encodes:
- the LOC132991126 gene encoding uncharacterized protein LOC132991126, translated as MNLLFSSLFLVAGLFLSSSAQTVDECRSLITPLPTFEPSYGRWIFIMGWITSGPHRELFKTTKSQWIDFIQTSPDHKEFVQDIGIRHPTHCKYGSHPVTIHSNSALTDKSNFTCTYHSLPTCEGCLLYTVDSRTNNNLIHIMNIDEPKTIAEVESYRAFYLMAKENDIKHHELAHAMKQARCLGFTGEPDFIYDPKDTLCEKGKEK; from the exons ATGAATCTGTTGTTCAGCAGTCTTTTCCTGGTGGCTGGGTTGTTCCTGAGCAGCTCGGCTCAGACCGTCGATGAATGCAGATCTTTGATCACACCTCTTCCAACTTTTGAACCG agtTACGGAAGGTGGATCTTCATCATGGGCTGGATTACTAGTGGACCACATAGAGAGTTGTTCAAGACCACCAAGAGCCAGTGGATTGACTTCATTCAGACATCACCAGACCACAAGGAATTTGTTCAGGATATTGGGATCAGGCA tccTACACATTGCAAGTACGGATCACACCCTGTAACTATCCATTCCAACTCTGCACTAACCGACA AGTCCAACTTCACCTGCACGTACCATTCCCTGCCAACCTGTGAGGGATGTCTGCTCTACACCGTCGACAGCAGAACCAACAATAATTTAATCCACATTATGAACATTGATGAGCCAAAAACCATTGCAGAGGTCGAAAGCTATCGGGCATTTTACCTCATGG CTAAAGAAAACGATATCAAGCACCATGAACTGGCACATGCCATGAAGCAGGCGAGGTGTCTTGGTTTCACAGGAGAACCAGACTTCATCTATGACCCCAAAGACA CGTTgtgtgaaaaaggaaaagaaaaatga
- the LOC132991127 gene encoding uncharacterized protein LOC132991127 produces the protein MNLLFSSLFLVAGLFLSSSAQTVDECRSLITPLPTFEPSYGRWIFIMGWITSGPHRELFKTTKSQWIDFIQTSPDHKEFVQDIGIRHPTHCKYGSHPVTIHSNSALTDKSNFTCTYHSLPTCEGCLLYTVDSRTNNNLIHIMNIDEPKTIAEVESYRAFYLMAKENDIKHHELAHAMKQARCLGFTGEPDFIYDPKDTLCEKGKEK, from the exons ATGAATCTGTTGTTCAGCAGTCTTTTCCTGGTGGCTGGGTTGTTCCTGAGCAGCTCGGCTCAGACCGTCGATGAATGCAGATCTTTGATCACACCTCTTCCAACTTTTGAACCG agtTACGGAAGGTGGATCTTCATCATGGGCTGGATTACTAGTGGACCACATAGAGAGTTGTTCAAGACCACCAAGAGCCAGTGGATTGACTTCATTCAGACATCACCAGACCACAAGGAATTTGTTCAGGATATTGGGATCAGGCA tccTACACATTGCAAGTACGGATCACACCCTGTAACTATCCATTCCAACTCTGCACTAACCGACA AGTCCAACTTCACCTGCACGTACCATTCCCTGCCAACCTGTGAGGGATGTCTGCTCTACACCGTCGACAGCAGAACCAACAATAATTTAATCCACATTATGAACATTGATGAGCCAAAAACCATTGCAGAGGTCGAAAGCTATCGGGCATTTTACCTCATGG CTAAAGAAAACGATATCAAGCACCACGAACTGGCACATGCCATGAAGCAGGCGAGGTGTCTTGGTTTCACAGGAGAACCAGACTTCATCTATGACCCCAAAGACA CGTTgtgtgaaaaaggaaaagaaaaatga